In Deltaproteobacteria bacterium, the DNA window CAGAAATGCACAGTACGGCGTTTGGTCTTGGCATTGTCGTCGCAATTTGCCGCCAGGCGTCGGTATAACGATTCTTTGACAGGGCGTTCATCGGGCTACCATGGCCGACAAATACGGTGGGCATGCGCGTTTTCGTCTGAGACATCCTACACTCCTCTTTTATGCCAAAACTTCAGGATTGACTGGCGTTGGTGGCCGACGACCCGCCAGAAACGTCGCGATATTTTCTGCCGCTAGAGTTGCCATGCGGGTTCGGGTCGCGATACTCGCACTACCAACGTGCGGAACGATGAGGCAATTCTCCAGGGTGAGCAAGGGATCAGTTTGAGGAATTGGTTCTGGATCAGTCACATCGAGTGCGGCCCCGGCAATAACACCATCGCGCAACGCTTCATACAAAGCCCGTTGATCGACAATTGGGCCGCGTGCAGCGTTAATGAGAAAAGCGGTACGTTTCATTAGTTTGAATTGTGGAGTTGAAAGTAAGTGGCGCGTCTCCGGTGAAAGCGGAACCAGAACCACAACGAAATCGGATGCACTTAACAGCGTTGGCAGGTCGACTCGTGTACAGTCGACCCGCTTTTCTGCTTCCTCATTGCGGCTACGATTGGTGTAGAGTATCCGCATGTCAAAACCCTTGGCTCGTTTGGCGACTTCAGTGCCAATGCGTCCTAAACCGATAATCCCAAGGGTGGCATGGTGAACATCGGTGCCGAGAAAGACAAACGGGCTCCACTTTGGCCACTGCCCCGAACGTACCCGTCGTTCGCCTTCGCCAATTCGACGTGCAATCGCAAGAACAAGCGTGAAAGCGAGATCTGCAGTCGTCTCAGTCAGAACCCCCGGTGTGTTGGTGAAGACAATGCCGCGACGCGTGAGGGCTGGCACTTCAACGTTGTCATAGCCGGCCGCCATATTGGCTACGATGGTCAGACTGGGGGCATGCGAGAGAAGATCTCCGTCAACACGTTCGGTAACCATGCACAGAAGTGCCCTGGTATCACGAAGTTCCTGGAGCAAAGTTCCCCGTGGCACTGGTTCGTCGTGGTTCCAGACTTTCACGTTTCCACACGGTCTTAAAAGATCAAGCGCAGCTTCAGGGATTTCCCGTGTTACATAGATTTTCGTGGGCATGTTCCTCCTCCCGGAGAAAAATGGCATAAGGATGGGCGTTATCATTCAGAAGGGATCAGCGGAAAGCAACCCGTATGGGAGGGCCAACATGAAAGAACAACCATCAGAGAAGAGCATGCAGCGCATGCGCGTGTATGTACAGAAGTACTTGGAGAAAAGTGGCACTTCTCCTCATCCGGAGAAAGAAGTGACTGAGGCCGTTATTCTTGGACTTGCGAGCAATATCGATGAGGTGGGGCGGCCACTCTGTCCGTGTAATTTCTATCCGGACAAAAAAGCTGAGCTTGAGCGCAGTCGCGAGTGGGTCTGCGCCTGCGATGAGATGAAGCAATGGAAATACTGTCATTGCTTACTGTTTGTGACACCAGAAGGAATGCCAATCACAGAGTACCTGCCAGAAGATCACGAAGGGCGACAAATTTACGGGCTTGTGAAAGACCCAACCCCCGGTAAAGGGCGCGAAGCCTTCAAGGCAACGGGTGAAGCTGAAGAATAATTTGTAAAGGAGGAACGTCTCATGAAAATTGGTTACTTTGCTGTTGGTATCGGCCTTACGGCTGATGCCGAAAACCTGGCAACAACGGCCCAGACTGCTGAAGCCTGTGGGTTTCACTCTCTATGGGCACCGGAACATGTCGTATTAATTGATCAGTACGTTTCTAAGTATCCCTACTCAAAAGATGGCCGCTTACCGATGCCAACCACGAAGGTTGATATTCTCGATCCGTATATCGCGCTGACCTATGCGGCAGCGCTCACCAAGAAGATTCGTCTTGGCACTGGGATTAGCTTAATTCCAGAGCGGAGTCCGGTGGTCACGGCAAAAGAAGTTGCCAGCTTGGATAAATTGTCTGGTGGACGGTTTGATCTGGGCGTCGGGATTGGCTGGCTGGCAGAGGAATTCACAGCGGTGAATGTTCCTTGGGAACGCCGTGCCGAACGAACGCGTGAATACTTGAAGGCGATGAAACTCTTGTGGACCGAAGAAGAGCCAGAGTTCAAGGGTGAATTTCTCAGCTTTCCTAAAGTTCGGATGTACCCAAAGCCAGTCCAGAAACCGTACCCCCCGATTGTTTTTGGTGGTGAGAGCACCCCTGCGCTCAAGCGTGTAGGCGAAGTCGGCGATGGCTGGTTTGGAGTGAATGTGACACCAGAAGCAGCGCCGGGCTTAATTTCGCGCATGCAAAACTATGCTCAAGCAGCCGGACGTGGCAACGTAAAACTCTCCTTTGCTGTATCACCTGGCATTGGTTCGCCTGTCGAGCTTGACCAAATTAAGCGTTATCGCGATGCAGGTGTTCATGAGGTGATTGTCGGGGCGATTATAACGGATGCGAAACAAGTGAAGAGTGAAATTGAACGGCTCGCAGAAAAATTAGTAGTGCCGTCGGCGAAGCTGTAAAAGAAAGGCTACAGGCCACAGGCGTAGGCTACAGGGATTCCTTTCTCTTCCCCTGAAGCCTATCGCCTCAAGCCTCAAGCCTATTGCAATTCCACCTCTACGGCTTTGCCATGCCCAATTGACGAGCCCACCATTCCCGCCAGGCGTGCTCCGACGTACTTTGTCCGAAACAACCCATGAATCCGCTCGGTCTCTTTTTCGTCATCGATAAACTTGGCTTTTCCATTGAGCGTTACCGAACTAATCTTCAACGTCAGTTGTGGGTTCTTCTTGAGATTCTGATACCAGTCGGATTTACCACCCTTACCGGATTGTAAATACAAACGTCCCTGGTCGTAGACAAACCAGATAGGTTTGGTGTGAGCCTTGCCACTTTTACGGCCTGTCGTTGTGATTTCCACAGTTGACTCGTTGGCGACTTTTTCCAAGTCCGGCTTTGCAACCGGTGTTGCCTCTTGGGCAAAAAGAAAAAGTGTTGGGCTCACAAACAGCGCCACCCCGACAACCAAAGAGTAAAACCAGTATCGACGACGATTCAGCGAAAGCATGTAACCTCCTTGTTTTCACTCACCTCATTTTTCATTCTGCATTCTTCATTTTGCATTCTTTTCGTGCAATCCCTTGCTTTGCCATTATCTTGAAGTGTGGTAGATGCTCGGCTACATAGCACGAAGGACAGAAACTATGACCACTGCTTTCTCTTTCGTCACATCGTTCGTGACCAGAGTCAGATGCTCTCGTCAATCCGGCTCATCGGGGAGCACGTCATCCCCCATTTCCAGTGAGGACCTTTCCTCACTCACAAAGACTTGGTAGCTTAAGGAGAGTTTACCAGCAGAGGAGGAGCCCTATGGCAACCCAATTTCATTGCACGATCGCCAATGAGGCAATCGATGTGAATTCAGGAGCGTGTGAGAAGCCCAACATCACGTTGACCATGAAAGAGAGTGATTATCTCGACATGATCAATGGTAAGCTCAACGGTCAGATGGCGTTTATGACTGGAAAGTTGAAGATTGCTGGCGATATGGGGCTTGCTCTGAAACTTCAGAGCCTGTTCAAGTCAAGTGGCGGAGGCTCTCCTGCAACAACCGTTCAACAAGTGATGGACGGTATGAAGGACACGTTCAACAAGGATGCTGCCAAAGGGATGAGTGCTACCTTCCAATTTGATCTGACCTAACACGACCCGCCTACCATGCATACAGACGGGGCACTACGTGCCCCGTTTTCTTTCCGCTTCTGTCGCCTCGTCTACTAGACGACTTCTTTATCCCGAAACGTGGCAATATCTTCCCACGAAAATCCTGCTTCAAGCAAAATCTCTTCACTATGCTGCCCAAGTTCGGGCGGCGGAGTTTTCGTGTGCAACGGAGTCTCACTCAGCTTGATGGGATTGCCAACCACGCGCACTTTGCCAACCTCTGGGTGATCCATCTCGGTAATATAGCCGTTGATGAGCGCTTGTTCGTTAGTGAGAATGTCACGGTACTGCTGTACTGGAGTTGCGAGAATGTCAATTTCAGTGAGTACCTTCATCCATTCGTCGGTTGTCTTCTTCGGAAAGACTTCATCAAGGAGCTTCTCTATTTTTACACCACGGAAGTTGCGAATGACATTGTCGCTGTAATCTGGATCAGACAGCACCTGTTCGATACCCATCACGCGACAGAAATTCGGCCAGCGTTTGTCGTCGACACCGGCCAAGCAAATCCAGCCATCTTGGGTTTTGAATGAACCCCATACGCCTTGCAGGAACTGGTGGCCACGGCCAGCGCGCCGAGTTTCGATGCCACTGATGGCAGTGAAGTTCATTTCCATGGATTGCAGCGCAATGACGGTTCCGTAGATACAGGCGTCAACTTGCTGCCCCTTCCCTGTCTTTTCACGCGCATAGAGGGCCGCGAGGATACCTGCCGTCAGTGTAATCGCACCTGAATGATCAGCCACTGCGGCACCGCACGGAAGGGGACGATCGGTTGGCATACCGTTTTTAGCCATGAGCCCACCTGCTGCCTGAGCGAGAGTGTCGCGGCTGGGGCGACGAGTCCACGGACCTTCTGGGCCCCACGACGAACCTTTGGCATAAATCAGTCGCGGATTCCGTTTCGTTAATTCTTCATAGCCAAAGCCAAGGCGCTCCAGTACACCGGGTCGATAGTTGCTCAACAACACATCTGCGCTATCGAAGAGCCGATAGAGAATCTCTTTCGCTTCGGGTTTTTTCAGGTCAAGCGTGAGGCTACGTTTGCCTCGGTTCATCGCCAAAAAATAGTGACTGAAATTCGCATGAGGTGCATCGGTTCCACCGATCAATTTCACCAACATGAAACGACTCAGATCACCGGTATCACGCATTTCGATTTTGATGACATCGGCTCCCATATCGGCGAGAAACAAGCCCGCATACGGTCCCTGAATCTCTTGCGCGATTTCGATCACTTTTACTCCTGCGAGTGGTCCGGGCATAACATCCTCCTGAAGCGAACAACCTGGGGCGCTTGTAGTGCAGGTTCCGAGTATGGTCAAGGCATGCTTCGCGAAATAAAAAATTAAAAATGAAGAAGGAAAAATGGAAGAGGAGAAATGCCGCTGGCGCGGTCTTGCTTGTCCTTTTCTCATTCTCAATTTTGCATTTTACATTTTTAATTTTTCATTCATTCTCCTCCTCTACAAAAACCGTCAGCGCCTGGATATAAAAGTGACATATACATAACCGAACAGGAGGAGGACGCTATGCCAGGACGTGAAGCAATGTCGAAAGTCACCAATTGGGGACGTTGGGGAAAAAACGATGAAAAGGGAACTGCAAACTTCATCACCCCGCAAGTGATCGTAGCTGCGGCAAAGCTGGTGAAAAAGGGCGCGGTCTTTTGCTGTAGTATCCCAATTGATCAAGCTGGTCCGGTATTTCCCACACGAACCCCGGCCCAACGATTTATGTCGATTCTTAATGTGCCAGTTAAAGATGTCGGCATGGCAGGATCAGCGATCGCCAATGACGATTACATCACGATGTACCTACAAGGCTCGACACAGTGGGACAGTCTGGCTCACGTCGGGTACGAAAATAAGTTCTACAACGATACACCGACCAGTGCGGTGACCGCGCACGGTGGGGCGGCACGCAACGATATTGGCAAACTCTACCAATCATTTGTCACTCGTGGTGTGCTCCTCGATATGGTGAAGTACAAGGGATATGAGAAAGATGGTCACTTGCCAAAAGATTATCCGATCACTGTGGCTGATCTCGATGGTTGCGCTGCTGCGCAGAAAGTCGAAGTGAGAAGTGGTGATGCCCTGTGCCTTCGCACGGGTTGGGTGCCGTATTGGTATTCACTCAAGGCCCACGACGAAAAAGAAGCCTATTTTCACGCTCAACCTGGGATGTCTGTCCATACCCTCGATTGGATACACAAGAGAGAAATCTCGTGTATTGCCGTGGACAACATTGCTGTGGAACGCTTACCGTCGGAAATCGATGGCGAGTTTATTCCGTTCCATCAGATTGCGATCCGTGACATTGGCTTGTCACTAGGTGAGATTTTTACCTTCGATGCGCTGGCAAAGGATTGTGCGGCTGATGGAGTCTATGAGTATTTGTGGGTGGCGCCGCCGCTCAACATTCCCAATGCGGTGGGCAGTCCGCTAAACGCGTTGGCGATTAAATGATGTCCGTAAAAAAATAGGGGCGGTTCGCAAACCGCCCCTGCTGGGAACTCTAGGGGAGCTTCGTAGACGACGCTTACGCCCGCCGTCCAGCCATCTGTTCCAGACGAGCAATCCGTTCTTCCATCGGCGGATGAGTGCTGAACCATTTCGCCCACCCACCACCAGTCAGCGGGTTAACGATGAACATATGAGAGGTTTGTGGCGAAGCCTCCATCGGAATACGCTGAGACATAAGCCCAAGCTTACGAAGGGCAGAGGCAAGACCACCTGGGTCTCCACTGATCTGTGCGCCAGTCGCATCAGCCGAAAACTCGCGGGTGCGAGAGATTGCCATCTGAATAAGCATAGCTGCAAGTGGCGCGAGGATGATCATGATCATCATGCCGATAAAGTTACTACCCCCTTCATCGTCATCACTACGACCGAACCCGAACATTGCGCCCCATTGCAGCATGTTGGCAACGTGGACAATCACGCCGGCAAGTGTCGCAGCAATCGTGCTGATAAGAATGTCGCGGTTTTTGACGTGCGCAAGTTCATGAGCAAGTACGCCAGTCAGTTCGCGTTCATCCATCATGCGGAGTAATCCCTCAGTTGCGGCAACCGCAGCGTGACTGGGATTACGACCCGTGGCAAAGGCATTCGGAGATTCTGATGGAATGATATAGACCTTGGGCATTGGCATTTTTGCAGCCAACGCGAGGTTGTGAACGATGCGATACATCTTTGGGGCTTCCGCTTCAGTAACTTCCCGCGCTCCATAAGCGGCGAGAACCATTTTGTCGGAGAACCAATAGGCGCCAAAGTTCATGGCAACCGCGATCACGAAGGCGATTGTCATGCCACTCGACCCCCCCATATAGTTGCCCATAGCCATGATCAGACCAGTCAAAGCACCGAGCAAAAGTGTCGTTCGTAACATTGCTTTTTCCTCCAATAGTTAAATAGTTAAGGCCACTTTGGCAGAGTGTCAACTAACCAAGAGATGGGAGGCTTATTGTAGAATCACGACAACAGATGGCCGATGAGCAACCCCACAATTAATAAGACCCCATATTCGAGGTGTGACTTCACCGTACACATCAGTGCCTCATTGAGATCTTCGACCTTCTCGGTTCCGAACGGAATACGCACTGCTGGGATAGCATGTCGCAAGGTAAGCAGCGTCAGCAGTACTGGCCACGGTGCATAGCCCAAAAGAACCAACGCGACAGTAATCACGTACGCACCGTACACCAGCCCTAGCAGTTCCCAGTTGGCCGCCTCACGGCCAATCATGGTA includes these proteins:
- a CDS encoding ferredoxin:thioredoxin reductase encodes the protein MKEQPSEKSMQRMRVYVQKYLEKSGTSPHPEKEVTEAVILGLASNIDEVGRPLCPCNFYPDKKAELERSREWVCACDEMKQWKYCHCLLFVTPEGMPITEYLPEDHEGRQIYGLVKDPTPGKGREAFKATGEAEE
- a CDS encoding LLM class F420-dependent oxidoreductase, translated to MKIGYFAVGIGLTADAENLATTAQTAEACGFHSLWAPEHVVLIDQYVSKYPYSKDGRLPMPTTKVDILDPYIALTYAAALTKKIRLGTGISLIPERSPVVTAKEVASLDKLSGGRFDLGVGIGWLAEEFTAVNVPWERRAERTREYLKAMKLLWTEEEPEFKGEFLSFPKVRMYPKPVQKPYPPIVFGGESTPALKRVGEVGDGWFGVNVTPEAAPGLISRMQNYAQAAGRGNVKLSFAVSPGIGSPVELDQIKRYRDAGVHEVIVGAIITDAKQVKSEIERLAEKLVVPSAKL
- a CDS encoding SCP2 sterol-binding domain-containing protein; translation: MATQFHCTIANEAIDVNSGACEKPNITLTMKESDYLDMINGKLNGQMAFMTGKLKIAGDMGLALKLQSLFKSSGGGSPATTVQQVMDGMKDTFNKDAAKGMSATFQFDLT
- a CDS encoding CoA transferase → MRKGQARPRQRHFSSSIFPSSFLIFYFAKHALTILGTCTTSAPGCSLQEDVMPGPLAGVKVIEIAQEIQGPYAGLFLADMGADVIKIEMRDTGDLSRFMLVKLIGGTDAPHANFSHYFLAMNRGKRSLTLDLKKPEAKEILYRLFDSADVLLSNYRPGVLERLGFGYEELTKRNPRLIYAKGSSWGPEGPWTRRPSRDTLAQAAGGLMAKNGMPTDRPLPCGAAVADHSGAITLTAGILAALYAREKTGKGQQVDACIYGTVIALQSMEMNFTAISGIETRRAGRGHQFLQGVWGSFKTQDGWICLAGVDDKRWPNFCRVMGIEQVLSDPDYSDNVIRNFRGVKIEKLLDEVFPKKTTDEWMKVLTEIDILATPVQQYRDILTNEQALINGYITEMDHPEVGKVRVVGNPIKLSETPLHTKTPPPELGQHSEEILLEAGFSWEDIATFRDKEVV
- a CDS encoding D-glycerate dehydrogenase; its protein translation is MPTKIYVTREIPEAALDLLRPCGNVKVWNHDEPVPRGTLLQELRDTRALLCMVTERVDGDLLSHAPSLTIVANMAAGYDNVEVPALTRRGIVFTNTPGVLTETTADLAFTLVLAIARRIGEGERRVRSGQWPKWSPFVFLGTDVHHATLGIIGLGRIGTEVAKRAKGFDMRILYTNRSRNEEAEKRVDCTRVDLPTLLSASDFVVVLVPLSPETRHLLSTPQFKLMKRTAFLINAARGPIVDQRALYEALRDGVIAGAALDVTDPEPIPQTDPLLTLENCLIVPHVGSASIATRTRMATLAAENIATFLAGRRPPTPVNPEVLA
- a CDS encoding nitroreductase family deazaflavin-dependent oxidoreductase, translating into MLSLNRRRYWFYSLVVGVALFVSPTLFLFAQEATPVAKPDLEKVANESTVEITTTGRKSGKAHTKPIWFVYDQGRLYLQSGKGGKSDWYQNLKKNPQLTLKISSVTLNGKAKFIDDEKETERIHGLFRTKYVGARLAGMVGSSIGHGKAVEVELQ
- a CDS encoding cyclase family protein — translated: MPGREAMSKVTNWGRWGKNDEKGTANFITPQVIVAAAKLVKKGAVFCCSIPIDQAGPVFPTRTPAQRFMSILNVPVKDVGMAGSAIANDDYITMYLQGSTQWDSLAHVGYENKFYNDTPTSAVTAHGGAARNDIGKLYQSFVTRGVLLDMVKYKGYEKDGHLPKDYPITVADLDGCAAAQKVEVRSGDALCLRTGWVPYWYSLKAHDEKEAYFHAQPGMSVHTLDWIHKREISCIAVDNIAVERLPSEIDGEFIPFHQIAIRDIGLSLGEIFTFDALAKDCAADGVYEYLWVAPPLNIPNAVGSPLNALAIK
- the htpX gene encoding zinc metalloprotease HtpX, encoding MLRTTLLLGALTGLIMAMGNYMGGSSGMTIAFVIAVAMNFGAYWFSDKMVLAAYGAREVTEAEAPKMYRIVHNLALAAKMPMPKVYIIPSESPNAFATGRNPSHAAVAATEGLLRMMDERELTGVLAHELAHVKNRDILISTIAATLAGVIVHVANMLQWGAMFGFGRSDDDEGGSNFIGMMIMIILAPLAAMLIQMAISRTREFSADATGAQISGDPGGLASALRKLGLMSQRIPMEASPQTSHMFIVNPLTGGGWAKWFSTHPPMEERIARLEQMAGRRA